ACGCAGCAGCCGGCTCTCCAGGAGCTGGCTGGTGTGCGTGGTCCAACCGAACTGGTCGTGCCGCCACCGCCAGACGTGGCCGGCGACGAACACCGCCAGGCACAGGTACGGCAGGACGATCCAGACGAGGATGTTCATCGCGCAGCCTCCGACGAGGAGCAGACGGGGTACGGGGCGAGGCTCGCCCCGTGCAGATCGGGGCCGTGCCCGAGCGACTCCAGGCCGACGGTCTCCACCGGCGGCCCGTCGACGGCGAGCGCGGCGACGGCGGCCCGGTCGGCGTCGGTGAGTTCGGGCAGCACGGCGCAGACGGCGTCGAGCAGCAGCCGGTACGGGGTGCCCGACTCCGCCAGCGCGCTGCGCAGCAGCTCGATGCCCTGGCGGTGCTGGCGCAGCGGCGCCTCGCCGTCGCCGGGCCCGACGGTGGCGGCGAACTCCAGCACCACCGGCAGCAGGTCCGGCAGCTCGCCGTCGGCCAGCCGCAGACCGTGCGCGCGGTAGCGCTGCTTGAGCACGAGCAGCGCCATGCCGCGCTTGCGGGTGTCGCCGTGCAGGTGGTACGTGAGGTAGAGCCCGCTGCGGCGGCGCAGGTCGAAGGTCTGCACGTAGTGCCGCTGCGCCTCGATCGGCGTGCTGGCGAGCAACCAGTCCAGGAACTCGTCCACCTGCCGCCGCGCCGG
This genomic interval from Micromonospora coxensis contains the following:
- the narJ gene encoding nitrate reductase molybdenum cofactor assembly chaperone, whose protein sequence is MNASPADRARIFQLASVLLTYPDDDLLGAGEELRAAAAAIGYDPARRQVDEFLDWLLASTPIEAQRHYVQTFDLRRRSGLYLTYHLHGDTRKRGMALLVLKQRYRAHGLRLADGELPDLLPVVLEFAATVGPGDGEAPLRQHRQGIELLRSALAESGTPYRLLLDAVCAVLPELTDADRAAVAALAVDGPPVETVGLESLGHGPDLHGASLAPYPVCSSSEAAR